The stretch of DNA gaaagggaaggaaaggaaagaaaaaaggaaaggaaatgaaagcaagataaattagaaaaataaaagaaaggtcAAGTGCAGGGCACTGCTCAGGGCGTAGAGGCCGCGCCCCCGACGACCTCCTGCCCCCTTCCCCCGCGTTACCGTCTCGGGGCTCAGGCTCGGTGCCGCGGAACCTTCCGGCGGCTCGGGAGTCCACCACCTGGAAGCGCCGGGATTCCAGGTTCTCCTTGATGTCCTCGTAGGTCTTGATGAAGGCGAGGTCGAGCTGAGCGCGGAACTCGGCGGGAGCAGGTTGGCTCTTACCGGAGCTGAGCGGGAGGTTCTGGCGCAGCCAGTGGCGGAGGCCGCCGTCAAGCAGTGACACGGCACGGTGGCCGAAGGCGCGGAACATCCACCAGACGCGCGGGGCGGAGTAGAGGCCCTGGTCGCTGGCGTCGTAGATCACGACGTGGGTGGCCGCGCCCACGCCCAGGCGGCCTGCGTACTCCGCGAAATGCTCGGCGCCGGGCAGCATGTGGTCGTAGGGAGAGGTGCGGTCGCTGCACTGGTCGATGTCGAAGAAGGCGGCGCCCGGGATGTGGCGCTCCTCGAACTCGCGTCGCGCGTCGCGCCCCAGCTTCGGCAGGTACCAGGAGGCGTCCAGCAGCTGCAGGGGCTGCCCAGCGCGCGGGACCCGCAGCGCCTCGGCCACCCATTGCGCTGACACCAGCGCGCGGAAGAGCTGCGACGAAGTCATGGCGCCGACACTCGGGCTGCgggcctgggcgacagggaggatgtcaggagggaagcagggagaggccgctgttggggctggggctggagcatGGGCGAGGGCCGGCGGGGGAGGTGGGGCCCATGCAGGGCAGAGTCCAGGGAACGCAGAAACCAGAGGTGGTGAACCCAGGCACAAAGGTGGGTAGCCAGGGGCCTCCCTCTGCCAGGCCTCATATAAACACAAGCTCCGAGTGACCCAATGACCATGACCTCCTGGAGAGCCCCAGGCCGCGCCCCTCACCTCCACTTGCTGGGCACGAGGGTGGGTGGAGATATCCTAGGGCAAGGCCCTGCTGGCTTCAAGGCACAAACAGGGCAAAGTCTCCACCCCTCCCTAAGATGCAGCTCGGCTTTATTTGCAACCAAGTCCCAGATAgaagtcattcattcactcatcaagCATTTATACTGGCGACCTAATAGGAACAGTAGCTGGAATTTACTGAGTCCTTGCTGGGTACCACTGAATCCTAACAATATCCgagaacaatgcctgacacagCAGACTCTCCAGTATGTGTTGAATGAGTGATCTTAAGAGGCTTGGTATATTATTGTCACCGTTTCAAGGAGGACACTCAGGCTCACAGAAGTGCACTAAcctggcctggtgcggtggctcatgcctgtaatcccagcactttgggaggccgaggcgggtggatcacctgaggtcagaagtttgagaccagcctggccaacatagtgaaaccccatctctactaaaaatacaaaaaattagccaggcttagtggtgggcacctgtaatcccagctactcaggaggctgaggcaggagaacggcttgaacccaggaggcggaggttgcagtgagctgaaatcgtgccattgcaatccagcctgggggacaagagtgaaactctgtctcaaaaataaaaaaacaaacaagaaaaaatgcaCTAACCTGACCTGGCAGTGCCAGGCTTCTCACTAGCCAGTCGGTCTGGCACCAGAATCCGGACTTCTCAGCCACACACTCTGTGCAGGCTCTGGGAGTCTGGCGAGGCCAGGTTTTGCCTGTCCAGCCTGGGCTCTCTCTGGCCCTTCTAGTAGCAGCAACAGTGACTTCacacctccttccctctcctctccatctTTCCTGCATGCCAGAGGCTGATAGTGCACCAGCTCGCCAGCCCACTACGCCAGGCCAGCTCACAGCCTTCCTGGGTGTAGACTCCCCAAATACTTTAAGCCCTTTGTGCTGGGAAGCCACCATTGTGCAGGTGAGAGGAAAGCGCCCCTTCTGCCAGGCAGGGGCTGAGCCCCCACCAGGGCACATGGCTGGGTGTATGGAGTATGGGCTGCAGGTCAGCCCTCACTTATCCCCTGTTCGAGACCCAACCTTCACACCCATTGCATGCAGTCCTGCCAGCGAAATGAAGGGGGCAGGTAGAGAACACCATCTGTGGACTGAGTGCCTCTGTGGGCCAGGTCACATGCTCGGCACCCCAGCCTTGGGCGGGTATTAGGATGCCTGCTTTATGAATGAGGCCACTGGCAATTAGAAGAATAAGTGCCTTGCCCGTGGTCACAGGAGGCAGCCTCAGGATTTGCAACCAGAATTTGACCCCTCAGGCTGGACTTCCCCTGCCCCAGGTGCCATGATGACCAGGGCCTAATGAGTTCTAGGGTGACACCCTGTGCCCACCCCCACAGTCTCGCCACAGCTGGCTTTTAGGAACCTACTTCACCCATGCGGTCAGGCCTTGTGCCGGACACCGAGGCACTCTTGCCTTTGCCAAGCCCTGGGGGGAAAAGTCAGGCTGCAGGCAAGAGACAGTGAAATTGAGGATAGTTTAGAATTCAGTGTTGAGCACAGAGGGCCCCTACGTCAGCCCGGGGTGGCAGCAGAAGAGgtgagaaggcttcctggagtagGAGGAGGTCCAGACTAATCTGACTTTTCCAGGGGCCCAGGAAGCCTCAGCATGGTCTTTAGGGTAGGGAGGCTGCCAAGGGGTGTTTGGTTAAGGGGTGATCCCCATTATCTGCGTTACAACACAGCTAGGGGGCGCTGTGCTGGCAGATGCTGCAGGTTCCTTCCTGAGGAACCCTATTGTGGGAACCACAGCAGCCCCTGTGCGCCCCCCAACACTGTCCCCCATTCTTGAGGATCCTTGTTTCCCTCACCCAATCATACATTTACAGTAGAAAGAGCCCTGGTTTGGGAGTCAGAGAGCCCCCAAAATCAATGTAAACCCCACTCCACTGCTTAACTGGTTGTGTGATGGTGGGTGTGTAGGGTCTCTGGGTGGTTTCTGTTCCTTATAATGGAgcttcccacccccacctcttagagccaagattaaaaaataaatgtagagggGCAACCATCATGCATTACATCTGGCTGGTTTTAATAATCATTAAAAAccgtttaggccgggcgcggtggctcacgcctgtaatcccagcactttgggaggccaaggcgggcggataatgaggtcaggaatttgagaccagcctgaccaacatggtgaaacctcatctctactaaaaatacaaaaattagctgggcgtggtggcatgagcctgtagtcccagctacccgggaggctgaggcaggagaatcgcttgaacctgggaggcagaggttgcagtgagccgagatgcgccactgcactccagcctgggtgacagagtgagactccatctcaaaataataataataataataatgttgcaTTATTTCTTCCATTACTCTCATTGGTGGCCCTGGAACTGACAGCAGCAAATCTAAAATCTTAGAATTTCAGGGCTTGGTGGGACTTCAGAGATCTGAGGTCACCCTGCTCCAGTCTCCCTGCTTCATTGGCACTTCTCACAAAGGTCTGTGGGCCATAAAGGAAGGTGTGAGGGCAGGCTGTGGGTGTTAGGGAGGGGTAGAAACCAGGTGCCCGTGTGATTCAGGAGCCGGGATCACTGTAAGTGGGGGTGCCCTGGGAGTGGAGGACCCCAGGACATAACCACCCCAGGCTCATGTCAGAAGGGTACACAGCTGCATTGAAGCAAGCGTGAGCCGCAGGCTGGATCCAGGGTACCCCTTGAGGAGCAGAGCTTTGGCGCTCCCCTAGGACCTCCCCAGCCTGGTCCCTCttgcccaccccctcccccaaccaccaGACACTAGGCTTTGAGGATTGCTGTGAGCATTTTAGaacaaaacctttttttaaaaagggggatgaggccagggatggtggctcatgcctgtaatctcagcacattggaaggctgagataggcagatcacttgagcccaggagttcaagaccagcctggacaacatggcgaaaccccatctctaccaaaaattttaaaattagccgggaatggtggcacatgcctgtggtcccacctacttgggaggctgaggtgggaggatcgcttgagcctgggaggcggaggttgcagtgagctgagatggcgccactgcactccagtctgggccacagaaccacagcctgtctcaaaaaacaaaacaaaaggtcgGGGTTGGGGAACAGGGAAAGCTTCCAGGCTAGCCTCTGCAAAAGCTAGGGAGGGGCAATGGCATCCCCCAGTTTGCAAGAGCCCATGGTGAGCTTTTCAGGAATTTTGCCAACTGGTTGTTAAacacagctattattaaaaattgaattacatCAACTTATGATTAAACGGGCTAAGTTAAAAacaggcaattttttaaaaagcatgaggCTTCAGGGAAGAACCAGGTAAACAAAGGCAGCTGGTACCACCTGCGCTTCAGACCAGGGATCAGGCCTGGCCTTAACTCTGGATGTGTCCTCCAGCAACTCGCTCTGCCGCTCTCTCCTGTCTTAGTAAGTTTCTGGCCTACTCCTCAGGGTTATTGTGGGAACTAAGTCACACCACGGGAGTACCCAGCAAAGTGCCACACCAAGCAGGCCTTGACAATGTTAGTTCCTTTCACTCACTAACAAGTTATTGGCTAGTGTCTCTTCCTGGGGCCTCTGGGTCAGCAGGATCTCGTCTCCCTgtactcctctctctctcccgccCTCTCTGGTGGCACCAGGTCACCCCACTTCCACCCAAGGCTCCCCACCCGCCACTCGCCACGACCCCACCCGGCAGGCCGCCCCAAGCGGACAGTCACCCTTAGTGTCAACGTAGCGGCGCACCTTCTCTTCTAGACTGCGCCCCCTCTTCCGCCCAGGCCCCGCGCGGGGGCCCCGCGCCGCACACCCCCAAAGAGCCACTCCCTCCCCCTCCAGAAAGGCAAGCCGCCACGCCGCGGCAGTTACCCGGGTCTCGGACTCCCGGCTTCCTGGCTCCGCCATGGCCCCCGCGGCGCGGCGCCCCCTCCCCGCGCCCGCAGCTGTCCCCTCCTCCCGCCACCAACCTGCAGTGGGCCAAAGGGAGGAGACTCCGGCACAGCCCACTGCCGCGGCCACTCGGAGCCGCTGCTGCCCGCGCCTTCCACCGGCCAGGCCGTGGGGGTACGCCCGCTCCGCCCAGCCCGGGCCCGCGCGGCCCCCGCGCCACCTGGCGTCCCCCTCAGACCCCCGCGGGTCCCGGAGGCCCCGCGCGCGAGGTTGGCGCTGCCGGGCGCGAAGCGGCGGCGTGGGGGAGACGCGGGATGGCGGCGGGCGGCGCAGGGTCCCCCCTCTGGCGGTGACGCGATGGTGCGCGCCGCCCGGGGAGCTGCGGCTGGGGGTTTGAACCGGCCAACTTCTCGAGCGGGCCGGGGCGAGCGCCAGCGCTGCGTCCGGGGCGAGTGAGtgcggggcgggggcggcggccgGGCGCCTGGGCCGCCGGCCGGGCCACCTGctgctaggggaaggatagcgtTGCGAGAGTGGGACGGGGTGCCCCGGGAACACCTGAACCACCTAGGGCAGAGGGCAGCGAGCTGCGGGCCGGACTCGGGCACTCTGGAGGCGGGCGAGCTCGGGCTGCCTGGGGAGGCCGCAGGCGATGGCGTGTGCGCGGCCCGCGGAGCTTCCTCGCCGTGCGCCCACCCCCTCTGCCTTGGAAGGAAAGGGGATTCTAAGCCCAAGATGCCATCGCCCCCCATCCCGGGCATGTTTTCACTGCTCTTTCCTGGCAGGATCGAGTACTGTAGCTTCTAGGAGCCAGACCCCCGCCCCAGGAAGCGCCCCTCTCTGGAGTCCTCGGAAACTCTTGCCCCACCCGCTTCTGCGCTGGGCCCCCGGGCCCACTGGGAGGGGCGGGGCCGGCTTTCCAGAGGGAATCTGCAAACTTACCCCGCTGCACGCCCCAGCCCTGCTGGCTTGCTGTAAACAAGGAACCGGGGGGGAGTGCGGAGGGAGAAAGAGCTTCTCCCAGGCCTCACCCTACTGCACACACCGACTTCCTTCCTCACGCCTGTCTCTCTTTCCTGGTTCCCACCCGTGCCAGGTGACACGCAGAGCTGAAACCATGGTTCATCAGGTGCTCTACCGGGCGCTGGTCTCCACCAAGTGGCTGGCGGAGTCCATCAGGACTGGCAAGCTGGGGCCCGGCCTGCGGGTGCTGGACGCGTCCTGGTACTCACCAGGCACCCGAGAGGCCCGCAAGGAGTACCTCGAGCGCCACGTACCCGGCGCCTCTTTCTTTGACATAGAAGAGTGCCGGGACACGGCGTCGCCCTACGAGATGATGCTGCCCAGCGAGGCTGGCTTCGCCGAGTATGTGGGCCGCCTGGGCATCAGCAACCACACGCACGTGGTGGTGTATGATGGTGACCACCTGGGCAGCTTCTATGCTCCCCGGGTCTGGTGGATGTTCCGTGTGTTTGGCCACCGCACCGTATCAGTGCTCAATGGTGGCTTCCGGAACTGGCTGAAGGAGGGCCACCCGGTGACATCCGAGCCCTCACGCCCAGAACCGGCCGTCTTCAAAGCCACACTGGACCGCTCCCTGCTCAAGACCTACGAGCAGGTGCTGGAGAACCTTGAATCCAAGAGGTTCCAGCTGGTGGATTCACGGTCTCAAGGGCGGTTCCTGGGCACCGAGCCGGAGCCGGATGCAGTAGGTAGGTGTCCCAGTGCTGGGTGGTCCCTGGGGAGTATTGCCCCATGGAAGGATAGGGAGTAAGGATGACTGGGACCCTCTCCAGGGTCCGTCCCATGCCTTCAATCCTCCCATGTAGGCTTTCCATCGATAAAACCAGAAGGTGGAGACAAACCTAAAGGCTTTTTCAGCTTGGATGCACAAGGACCCAAGAATGTGTCCTCGTAGCCATGTGCTAAGAAGCCACCTAGCATCTGTGTGGAGTGACATCAGCAGAAGTCACTGGTGACATGTCCACCACCTCCACTCCCAGGCACCAGCTGCCCCACATGTACTAGGATATACCTAAGGGTGTCATGCCCGTGAGCCAGCGTTTGCATTGCTATACAGAAACCTCCCACGGACACATCCAGCTTCTCCAGGCCTCTCAACTCCCGCAGAAACCCTTATAGACATCAACAGTGTCCCTTTCCCAGGATCCCCCTCTCCCCAAATCTAGCTCTCCTGGGGCCCCTGACTGCTGTTTGCAAAGGCAGTCTGTTCCATAACCTTTCCAGGCAGCTGCAGCCTGTCGGCAGAGCTGTAACAGCAGCTGCCATTTCATTCCAGACACTTGGCACCGCATTATCTCAGTGAACAAAGCTCAATGCCCCTGTTTTGGCAGCAGGGGGGTGGGGAGACTGAGATGCCAGGACATTAAGTGGTGGAAGCCAGGATTCGAATCCAATGCTGCCTTGTTTCAAACGAGGGCTATAAACGAGGATGCACCCCATGCTGCCCTACCTCTACTTCCCAGGGCCAGGAGGGAGTCCCCTCTGCTAGTTGCCCCAGGAAGGCGACTCAGAAGTTCCCCTCCTGTGGAAGGGAAGGCCAGGTGGATTGGATACTGCTTGAGGGCTGGGGGGAGCCTCAGGAGAGGAAGTGCTGAGTTCTAGAACCTCCTAACCAGAGAGAACCTCGGAGGTCTTCCCTTTTCTAGAGGCAGGACTGCAGTCTCGCTGCCATCACTCCTGCTGAGGGCCCTCCAGTCCCTGCCTGGCCATCTCCAGGAGCAGGGCCCTCTCTTGTCTCTGGACACCTTTGTGGCTCTTTCCTCGGTCAGAGCTCCTTCTCTACAGAATCTAACTCGTGTGCAACATTTTGCCTGACTTGTTGAAAAACATCTCTTCCTGTCTGTACCTCCCACAGAGagaatgctgggaaaactgtttTGCACACTCTTAGAGCTGGAGGGCCTGAACGGTGACCTCATCTGACAGAGGGGAGACTGAGGTGCACAGAGGCAGGGGCCAAGGCCGCATAGCTAgttagtgacagagccaggacagCAGGGTCTCTGCCCTTTCCAGCGCAGCTTTTTCCAGGCCCCATATTTTTCTTGCCTGCTTGCTCTCTGAAGGTCTGGAGTTGAAGATTCAAGTTCATTTGGCACCTCCCAGAGAATCCTGGCTGGGAACGCCTGCAGCCCTCTCCTGGCCTTGGTTCAAGACGCCTCTTCTCCTTGGGATTTAAGCTGTCATGGGGGAGGATCAGTGGAATTGGTTCTCTTGCTGCTTCCCAGCCTGCCCTGAAGCAACCTAAGAAATAAGTGGAAGGGACAGCTTGGAGGTGCCAGGCCCAATGTCctcacccattttacagatgaggaaactgaggctcagaggaggagAATGGCCTGCAGTGGGTAATGCCTCCTGAAGGCCCGGGATGCTGAAGTTCCTCCTCTGTAATCCTGTTCACACCTCTTTCAGTTTCCCTCAGGAGCACCAGGGAACATGGATTCTCATTTCAGCTCAGCCACTTCTCCTTGGGGTGACCTCAGTCCAGTTGCTTGGCCTCTCTGGGTTTCCTTATCATAAAATGAGAAGAGTCACGCCAGCCCTACCCACACAAGTACGCATTTGTTTAAATGTAGCAGtggcggccgggcgtggtggctcacgcctgtaatcccagcaccttgggagaccgaggcaggcagatcacaaggtcgggagttcgagaccagcctgaccaacatggtgaaaccccatctctactaaaaacaaaaaaaaaattagccaggtgtggtggcgcgcgcctgtaatcctagctacttgggaggctgaggcaggagaatcgcttgaacccaggaggtggaggttgcggtgagccaagatcgtgccactgcactctagcctgggcaacagagcaagactccgtctcaaaaaaaaaaaaaaaaaagtagcagtgGCTGGAAAGGGATTTCGAGAAGGGTAAGGAACGATACAAATCCTGGAGGGTGTGGCACTTCCTGCCCCAACCCCCTCCTCCAAGAGGCTTTGCTGGCCTCCCATACAAGATATTTTGGGGACACAAAGGCACATGAGGCTCTGCCAAGTTTATGGTTCCCAGCTTGGTGTGGGATCAGGGAGGCACCCTGTAGGTTCAGCGGTCCAGATGTAACACACAGGGGTATGGGGGTGGCAGGCCTGGGGGTCAGGCATTGGCCCTGATCATCTCTGGAAGGAATGACCCTAAATGGAGCTGGAAGCAGACACCTGGCGGCCACTTCCTGCTCACCTTAGGCAAGTGCCTTCCTCTTTGGCTGTAGTTTTGTGCCTCCACAAGCCCTTAGTCCTGGAGTCAGCCAGACCTGAGGTTCCATCCAGGTGTGATACTGATGCTTAGCCTCAGGGTAGTGCTTTCACCGCTGACTGTTGTTTGTGAAAGGAGCGCTGCTCACATGTGAGGGGGGCTGGAGGAAGTGAGAGACGCAGAGTAGGAGTTTATCCAGCCCAGTTTCTTTATCGACTTAATTTTCTTTGCCTCCCTTCTTGGAGGGAGTGAGGGTgaagaagggaggagggtatCGACCCCCTAAtcagcagtttttatttgtagaaccCTTTTTATATAGTCTCTTCTGGACACCTACAGCAGCCCTGcaaggggaggcaggcaggggtaGGTAGGCTGGGTCCCACTTTGTGGTTGGGGACAAGGAAAGGGCTTCTCTGTTAAGGCAAAGTGGCTGGGACTTGACCCCAGGTCGGCAGGCTTCAAGTTGGGGCTGTTTCCCAAGGCTACTGCTGTGGGTGGGGTGAGCTGTAAGCAAACCCAGGGACTGAGGGAAAGGTCATGGGTCCATGGTGTGGCTCCCGGGCTGCTATATGGGACTGAAAATCCACTCTGCCTGTCCCTCCCAGGGCTGGAAGCttggctgagggaggagggaaggtgtGGGGCTGCCTCTTCCTGGCCAGGGTTAAGGGGTTGCCTTCTGGGGCTGCCTGCTCTGCATTCCTTAGTGAAAGCAGAAAGGGCCAGACAGCTTTTCCTGGCCTTAAAAATCCACACCTACCAGTGGCCTGAGGGATGTTAACTCGAGTAGTTGAGCATGAGAGGTCATCTCATCCATtccccagcctcagtctccttttCCAGGGAGGCTCAGGGTGGTcaaagaacacaggctttgggGGCAGACCAATCAGACTTCATTTACGTCTGCTGTGTGTCCTGGGGCAAGCGACCTCACTTGTCTGAGCCTGGGCTCCCCAGCAATGCTGAGAGAATAATCTCCCCTGCTTTGTGAGGATTGAGGAGGATACAGTTCTTGAGAGCATCTGCTGCCAAGTGCCTGGTGCCGCAGGTTATGGGAATGAGGGCATGCctgctgggggcagggagagccAGAAGCCTTCAGCTAGACTTGGGAAGAGAAGCATGGGAGCCTCTGCTTTCCGGCCCAACGTGCCTTTCCACCAActggctgtctttttttttgagacggagtctcgctctgtcacccaggctggagtgcagtggcgcgatcttggctcactttaagctctgcctcctgggttcacgccattctcctgcctcagcctcccgagtagctgggactacaggcacccaccaccacgccaggctgatttttttttttttttgtatttttagtagagacggggtttcactatgttagccaggatggtctcgatctcctgacctcgtgatccacccacctcggcctcccaaagtactgggattacaggcgtaagccaccgcgtctggccaaaCTGGCTGTTCTTGAAAGTTCTCTGGCCCAGATTCATCTCAGACCTTCCCACAGTTCATTTAAATGCCCCAGACAGGCCCTGAGCTCCCCTCGCTTCACCCCGTCCAGCTGGCCCAGTGTGGGAGGCCCGCTCTACAGAAACTCCCTGACTTCATCTTTACTCAGAAGGGGTGCCCTTTATGTAATCAGAAGAACACAGTGGGGCTGTGTCATCAGGGATGggggcaacaaaacaaaacaggattcAACCCGTTGTTCTTTCAAATGCACTTCAATCCAGCCCACTGTGGAAACATTTTAAAGCTGGGTTTCTTGGGAAAGAATGCCCTCGATGCCAGCTGATCCATTGTTCCTCGTTGGTAGGGTGGGCACACATCTTAGATTCAAGTTTCCAGGCAAAACAGATGAAACACAACAGGAAGAAATTGCTctaattttatacattatattcaaactttatttttaaattcattattattatatttttgagacagagtcttgctctatcacccaggccggagtggcatgatcacagctcactgcagcctcctgggctcaagtgatcctcctacctcaggctgtcaggcagctgggactacaggtgcatgccacaatgcctggctcagtgttttttttttctatagcgatggggtcttgctatgttacccaactcctgggctcaag from Nomascus leucogenys isolate Asia chromosome 7b, Asia_NLE_v1, whole genome shotgun sequence encodes:
- the MPST gene encoding 3-mercaptopyruvate sulfurtransferase isoform X1 gives rise to the protein MAEPGSRESETRARSPSVGAMTSSQLFRALVSAQWVAEALRVPRAGQPLQLLDASWYLPKLGRDARREFEERHIPGAAFFDIDQCSDRTSPYDHMLPGAEHFAEYAGRLGVGAATHVVIYDASDQGLYSAPRVWWMFRAFGHRAVSLLDGGLRHWLRQNLPLSSGKSQPAPAEFRAQLDLAFIKTYEDIKENLESRRFQVVDSRAAGRFRGTEPEPRDGIEPGHIPGTVNIPFTDFLTQEGLEKSPEEIRHLFQEKKVDLSKPLVATCGSGVTACHVALGAYLCGKPDVPIYDGSWVEWYMRARPEDVISEGRGKTH
- the MPST gene encoding 3-mercaptopyruvate sulfurtransferase isoform X2, producing the protein MTSSQLFRALVSAQWVAEALRVPRAGQPLQLLDASWYLPKLGRDARREFEERHIPGAAFFDIDQCSDRTSPYDHMLPGAEHFAEYAGRLGVGAATHVVIYDASDQGLYSAPRVWWMFRAFGHRAVSLLDGGLRHWLRQNLPLSSGKSQPAPAEFRAQLDLAFIKTYEDIKENLESRRFQVVDSRAAGRFRGTEPEPRDGIEPGHIPGTVNIPFTDFLTQEGLEKSPEEIRHLFQEKKVDLSKPLVATCGSGVTACHVALGAYLCGKPDVPIYDGSWVEWYMRARPEDVISEGRGKTH
- the TST gene encoding thiosulfate sulfurtransferase, which codes for MVHQVLYRALVSTKWLAESIRTGKLGPGLRVLDASWYSPGTREARKEYLERHVPGASFFDIEECRDTASPYEMMLPSEAGFAEYVGRLGISNHTHVVVYDGDHLGSFYAPRVWWMFRVFGHRTVSVLNGGFRNWLKEGHPVTSEPSRPEPAVFKATLDRSLLKTYEQVLENLESKRFQLVDSRSQGRFLGTEPEPDAVGLDSGHIRGAVNMPFMDFLTEDGFEKGPEELRALFQTKKVDLSQPLIATCRKGVTACHVALAAYLCGKPDVAVYDGSWSEWFRRAPPESRVSQGKSEKA